The genomic DNA CATCGGCCTCGACGATCTTGCCGAGCCAGACCCCGGCCGGCGGCCCCCATTCCGGGGAGACCAGGTGCTCGCGGGCGAGGTCGGTGATCAGATCGCGGACGTCGTCGTCGCTGAGCGCGTTCAGTACCGCGGTGGCGACGGCTGCGCCCTCGGTGGCCACACGTTCGGCGTGGGGTGCTTGGCGGAGCCATTCGCCGGCGCGCAGCGCGATGGCGGTGCTGGAGAGCTTCGTGCGTACGACGGATGCTTCGAGGAAGTTCGTCTCGACGAACTCCCCGAGGCTGCGGCCGATCTCATCCTTGCGACTCGGAATGATCGCGGTGTGGGGGATCGGCAGGCCCAGCGGCCTGCGGAACAGGGCGGTGACGGCGAACCAGTCCGCGAGCGCGCCGACCATGCCGCCCTCGGCAGCAGCGCGCACGTAACTCAGCCACGGCTGTCGCTCTTGCAGCCAGAACGCCACGACGAAGACGACCGCCATGAACACGAGCGCGCCGAGCGCGACCGCTTTCATGCGGCGCAGGGCGCGGAGGCGCACCTGGTCGGCGGGGGAGAGCTGCGTCATCGGGGTTCGCGGCATGACGTCATCCTTTCATGGCGACTAACCTCGAACCGTGATCGAAGACATCAAGAAGCGTGCATTGCACCGCACCAGCATTCTCGAGGGCCAGATGCGCGGAGTCGCGCGGATGATCGAGAACGAGGAGTACTGCATGGACATCATCACGCAGTCGCGTGCGATCCAGCGGTCTCTGGAATCGTTGAACCGTCTGCTCCTGGAGAACCACCTCCGCACCCATGTCACGCACATGTTCGAGCATGGCGGCGAGGAGCGCGACAAGGCGGTGCTCGAGTTGTTGAAGGCGTTCGACTTCGATTCGAAGTAGGCCGCGCCCCCGCGTGGGGCCCACTTCGAATCGAAGACGGTCGGCCTACTTCGTACCGAAGACCTCGCCCTCCATCGCGTCGTAGCCCTCGGCCTGCGGGTCGCCGTGCGTTCCACCGGAGAGGGCGTACTCCTCCTCGGGGGAGAGCACCAGACGGTGACGGAAGAACAGTCCGAACCCGACCAGGATGATGACGTAGACGATCGCGATGGCGATGATCGCGGGCCCGAACGTCGGGTTCAGCAGGAAGCCGACGAAGATGAGCGCGGCGATCACCAGGGCGATGACGGCTCCGGGGATGCCCCAGGGGCTGCGATACGGGCGGTCGGCGTTCGGGTACTTCTTGCGCAGCACCATGAACGACACCAGCTGAAGCGCATAGGCGAGCACCGCTCCCCACACCGCGATGTTCAGAACGATCGCACCTGCCACGGATCCGGCGCCTTCGGCGTCGACGGCGGCGAGGACATCCAGCACGATCAGGGCGACGAACCCGATCGCCGCGCCGACGACCAGAGCGACCCACGGTGTCTGGCGCTTACCGGTGAGCGAGAGGAACCGAGGGTAGTAGCCGGCCCGGGACAGCGAGTACATGTTGCGGCCGTAGGCGAACATGATCCCCTGGAGCGAGGCGAGCAGACCGATCAGGGCGAACAGGGCGAGGACGGCGGCCATCTGATCGCCGACGATCGCGCGGAAGCCGTCGAGGAGAGGTTCGCCGGCCACGCTGGTCGCCTCGGCACCGAGGATGCCGGTGTTCAGGAACAGGACGAGGAGGCCGGTCACGATGAGCGTGCCGCGGGCCCAGAACCCGGCCTTGGGAATGTCGCGGGTGGGGTTGTGCGACTCTTCGGCGGCGAGGGGCAGCTCCTCGATTCCGAGGAAGAACCACATCGCGAACGGGAGCGCGAACAGGATCGGGAGTACGCCGTGCGGGAGGAACGCCGTCTGTCCGGGATCGGGCGCGATGTTCCAGAGCGAATCCCAGGAGAAGGCGCCGGAGAAGGCGGCCATCACCGAGAAGACGAGGATGATGCCGATCGAGATGATGGAGACGATGATCGCGAAGCGGAACGAGATCGCGGCTCCGGCCGAGTTCAGGGCGATGAAGACGACGTAGAGGATGATGTACCACGCCCATCCCGGCAAGGTGAAGTCGAACAGTTCGCTGGTGATGCCGTTGGCGTAGGAGGCGGAGAAGTAGACGATCACCGCCGTCGTGGCGACGTATTCGATCGTCTCGGCGGCGCCGGTGACGAGGCCGCCCCACGGGCCCATGGCCGAGCGCGCGAACGAATAGGCGCCGCCGGTGTGCGGCATCGCGGCGGCCATCTCTCCGATCGAGAAGATCATGCCGTAGTACATGAGCACCAGGATCGCGAAGGCGATGAGCATTCCGCCGAAGCCGGCGAAGTCGATGCCGAAGTTCCATCCGGAGAAGTCTCCGGAAATGACTGCGGCGACCGCGAGACCCCACAGCCCCCACACTCCTGCGGATCGCTTCAGCGTCCGCTTCTCGAAGTAATCGCTGCCGGCGCGGGTATAGGTCGCCCCACCGACCTTGCGCGACCCAGTTTTCTGCTCAGACATCCGGTCTCCATTCGCATGCAGTCAGGCGCCGACTGCACCTAGCGCCCGATTGTGGCATCCAATGGTGGATTCGTCTACCTTTAAACCCGGAAGGTGTTCTACTCTGAGGGCGGAGCCGGTCGGCTGATCGCTCCACCGCACACAGGACAGGAGCGTCAGATGTCGGGAAACCTGAGCATCGAGCAGCTGGATGCCGGCATCGGAGCCGGCGAGATCGATACCGTGATCGTGGCCTTCGCCGACGCCCAGGGGCGGCTGGTGGGCAAGCGGGTCTCTGCTCGACTGTTCCAGGAGGACATCCTTCACCACGGCGCCGAGGCGTGCGACTACCTGCTCTCGGTCGACGTCGACATGAACACGGTCGACGGCTACGCGATGTCGGGCTGGGATCGCGGATACGGGGACATGGTGCTGCGCCCGGATGCCGAGACTCTCCGCCGCATGCCCTGGCTGCCCGGTACCGCGCTCGTGATGGCAGACCTCGTCTGGCAGAACGGCGAACCGGTCGGCCCATCGCCGCGCGCGATCCTCGATCGGCAGCGCGACCGCCTGGCCGAGCGCGGCTGGACCGCCTTCTCCGGTACCGAGCTCGAGTTCATCGTGTTCGAGAACACCTACCGCGATGCCTGGGCACGCAAGTACGAGGGGCTGACGCCCGCGACGGACTACAACGTCGACTACAACCTCCTCGCCTCGACCCGCATGGAGCCGCTGCTGCGCGACATCCGCAACGGCATGGACGGTGCGGGGATGTATTGCGAGGGCGTCAAGGGGGAGTGCAACTTCGGTCAGCAGGAGATCGCGTTCCGCTACGCGGAGGTGCGGGAGACCGCCGATCAGCACGCGATCTACAAGAACGGCGCGAAGGAGATCGCCGAGCAGCATGGACAGGCGCTGACGTTCATGGCCAAGTTCAACGAGCGCGAAGGCAACAGCTGCCACATCCACCTCTCCCTCCGCGACCAGGACGGAACGCCGGTGATGGCGGGCGATGGCGAGCACGGGTTCAGCCCGATCATGGAGCACTGGATCGCCGGCATCCTGGCGACCCTGCGCGAATTCACCCTGCTGTACGCGCCGAACATCAACTCGTACAAGCGATTCGCGAAGGGCAGCTTCGCCCCGACCGGGGTGGCCTGGGGGATCGACAACCGCACCTGTGCGCTGCGGGTGATCGGGAGCGGCTCCGCGCTCCGCGTCGAGAACCGGGTGCCGGGCGGCGATGTGAACCCGTACCTCGGAATCTCGGCGATCATCGCCGGCGGACTGCACGGCATCGAGAACGAACTGGCGCTGCCCGAGCGCTTCACCGGCAACGCCTACGAGGCGGGCGTCGATCACCTGCCGACGACGCTGCGCGAGGCCGCGCAGCTGTTCAGCGAATCGTGGATCGCACGCGATGCGTTCGGCGACGACATGGTGGAGCACTATCTGAACCAGGCGCGTATCGAGGTCGAAGCCTATGATGCCGCCGTCACCGACTGGGAGCGCGTCCGTGGCTTCGAGCGACTCTGACGTGCGATCCGCGCCTCGCATCGGCGTCAGCACGTATCTGGAACGCGCCCAGCAGGGTGTCTGGGATGTGCGCGCGGCGTTCCTACCCGATGTGTATCTCAACGCGGTCACCGCATCCGGTGGCGTCGCCCTGCTGCTGCCTCCACAGGCCGAGCAGGTCGCCGACATCGCGGTGGCGGGTCTGGATGGTCTGATCCTCACCGGCGGTGCCGACGTGCAGCCGGAGCTCTACGGGGCCGAGCGTCATCCGCAGACGGATGCGGCGCGAATCGACCGTGACGCCTGGGAACTGGCGCTGTTCCGCGCCGCTGAGCGCCGGCGGCTCCCCGTGCTCGCGATCTGCCGCGGCCTGCAGCTGGTGAATGTGGCCAGGGGTGGAACGCTGCAGCAGCATCTGCCGGAGTCCCTCGGCACCGATCGCTATCGAATCGGCGGCGGCGTGTTCGCCGAGAACGAGGTGGCCATCGAGGCGGAGTCGACGCTCTCGCAGATCCTCGGAGACGAAACCTACCCGGTGCACAGCTACCACCATCAGGGCATCGGGCGACTCGGCGACGGCCTTGCCGTCAGCGCACGATCCGACGACGGTCTCGTGCAGGCGTTCGAGGGCGTCGGCGACGGATACCTCGTCGGCGTTCAGTGGCATCCGGAGGAGAACACCGACGACCGGCGGCTCTTCGAAGATCTCGTCTCACAGGCTCGCGCGTTCGCTGCGCGGCAGAAGGAGGAAACGCGATGAGCGCGTTCACTGTCATCAACCCGTCCACCGGCGCGCCGATCCGCGACATCACGCGCGCCGGCGTCGACGAGACGGATGCCGCGATCGCACGCGCCGTCGCCGCGCAGCGTCGCTGGGCGGCCCTCGCGCCGCTCGCGCGGGCTGATGCCCTGCGTGCGTTCGCCCGCGCCGTCGAAGGTGCGGTGGAGGAGCTGGCGCAGCTGGAAGTGCTGAACTCGGGGCATCCGATATCCTCGGCGCGGTGGGAGGCTGCGCATGTCGCCCAGGTCCTCAACTACTACTCCGCCGATCCCGAGCGGCTGTCCGGACGACAGATCCCTGTCGCGGGTGGCCTCGATGTGACCTTCCATGATCCGTACGGCGTCGTCGGTGTCATCGTGCCGTGGAACTTCCCGATGACGATCGCCTCCTGGGCGTTCGCGCCGGCGCTCGCCGCGGGCAACGCCGTTGTGCTGAAGCCGGCCGAGCTCACGCCACTGACGGCCATCCGGCTGGGCGAACTGGCCGTCGAAGCCGGGCTGCCCGCGGGACTGCTCGAGGTCGTCACCGGATCCGGGTCGGTCGTCGGGCAGCGGCTGGTCGAGCACCCGGATGTGCGCAAGGTGGTCTTCACCGGGTCGACTGAGGTCGGGATCGATGTGGCGGCCGGATGCGCCAGGGCGCTGAAGCCCGTGACGCTCGAGCTCGGTGGCAAGAGCGCCAACATCGTCTTCGCCGACGCCGACCTCGAGCGCGCTGTGGCCGCTGTTCCCGGGTCGGTGTTCGACAACGCGGGGCAGGACTGCTGCGCCCGCAGCCGTCTGCTCGTGCAGCGATCGGTGTACGACCGCTTCCTGGAGATGCTCGAACCCGCGGTGGCATCGTGGCGGGTCGGCGACCCCGGCAGCGCGGACAACGACATGGGACCCCTCATCTCGGCGAATCACCGCGACACCGTGTCGTCGTTCCTCGACGACGCGAACATCGCCTTCCGAGGGTCCGCACCCGAAGGCGACGGCTTCTGGTTCGCGCCGACCGTGGTGCTGGCGGACCCCGCCGACCGGATCGCGCAGCAGGAGGTGTTCGGACCCGTCGTCGCGGTGATGCCGTTCGAGGACGAGGCCGACGCGATCCGTCTCGCCAATGACACCGTCTACGGGCTCGCCGGATCCGTGTGGACCGAGAACCTCGGCCGCGCGGTCCGGGTCGCGCGCGGCGTGCAGAGCGGCGTGCTGTCGGTGAACTCCCACTCCTCGGTGCGCTACGCGACACCGTTCGGCGGCATGAAGGCGTCGGGTCTCGGGCGCGAACTGGGACCGGATGCCGCCGAGCATTTCACCGAGACCAAGAACGTCTTCTTCGCGACCGATGCCCTCTGATCGCGTCGCCTGCCCATCACTCGAACCTCTCACCCGAACCTCTCAACCGGAGAACACACATGAGCATTGATCTGACCCAGCGACTCAAGGATCGCGTCGCCATCATCACCGGCGGGGCGAGCGGTATCGGCTTCGCGACCGCCAAGCGGTTCGCCGCCGAGGGGGCGTTCGTCGTCATCGCAGACGTCGATCCGACCACCGGAGAGGCGGCCGCGACCGAGATCGGCGGAGCGTTCCGTTCCGTCGACGTCGCCGACGAAGTCAAGGTGAACGCGCTGTTCGACGGCGTCGCCGCCGAGTTCGGCCGGATCGACATCGCCTTCAACAACGCCGGCATCTCGCCGGCCGACGACGACTCGATCGAGACGACGGAGCTGCCGGCGTGGGACCGCGTCCAGGATGTGAACCTGAAGAGCGTGTACCTGTGCAGCCGGGCCGCGCTCCGGCACATGGTTCCGGCCGGTCGAGGGTCGATCATCAACACCGCCTCATTCGTCGCGCTGCTGGGATCCGCGACCTCGCAGATCAGCTACACGGCCTCGAAGGGCGGCGTGCTGGCGATGTCGCGTGAGCTCGGTGTGCAGTTCGCTCGCCAGGGCATCCGGGTGAACGCACTCTGCCCTGGGCCGGTCAACACGCCGTTGCTCCAGGAGCTCTTCGCCAAGGATCCGGAGCGCGCGCAGCGTCGTCTCGTGCACGTGCCGATGGGCCGTTTCGCCGAGCCCGAGGAGATGGCGGCTGCCGTGGCGTTCCTCGCCTCCGATGACTCGTCCTTCATCACCGCCAGCGCCTTCGTCGTGGACGGCGGAATCAGCAACGCCTACGTGACCCCGCTATGAGCATCGATCCTCCGGGTGCAGACGGCGGCGACCTCGCCGAGGTGCGTCGGGCGGTGTATCGACCGCTTCGCCGTGGGAACGCCCTGGAGGACACGGTGGCCCGCCTCGTGCAGACCATCCGCCTCGGCGTCGTCGCTCCGGGGGACTCGTTGCCGCCCGAGCGGGAACTCGCGGCGTCGTTCGGGGTGAGCCGTGACACCGTGCGCGACGCGATCCGTGAACTGGCCGACACCGGTTACCTGCTGCCGAAGCGAGGTCGCTACGGCGGCACATTCGTCGCGGATCCGCTCCCGCAGCCGTCGGTCGCGGGAGCCGTGACGCCCGTCGAGCTCGATGACGTCCTCGGGCTCCGTCTCGTGCTGGAGGCCGGGTCGGCGCACGCGGCTGCGAGCAGGACTCTGGATGCCGCGACCAGGGCCGAGCTGTGGGCACGGCACGAAGCCGCACTGCCTGCGGGGCCGGAGGAGTATCGGCGCCTGGACACGCTGTTCCATCTGGCGATCGCCGAGGC from Microbacterium sp. LWO13-1.2 includes the following:
- a CDS encoding metal-sensitive transcriptional regulator, whose translation is MIEDIKKRALHRTSILEGQMRGVARMIENEEYCMDIITQSRAIQRSLESLNRLLLENHLRTHVTHMFEHGGEERDKAVLELLKAFDFDSK
- a CDS encoding amino acid permease, whose protein sequence is MSEQKTGSRKVGGATYTRAGSDYFEKRTLKRSAGVWGLWGLAVAAVISGDFSGWNFGIDFAGFGGMLIAFAILVLMYYGMIFSIGEMAAAMPHTGGAYSFARSAMGPWGGLVTGAAETIEYVATTAVIVYFSASYANGITSELFDFTLPGWAWYIILYVVFIALNSAGAAISFRFAIIVSIISIGIILVFSVMAAFSGAFSWDSLWNIAPDPGQTAFLPHGVLPILFALPFAMWFFLGIEELPLAAEESHNPTRDIPKAGFWARGTLIVTGLLVLFLNTGILGAEATSVAGEPLLDGFRAIVGDQMAAVLALFALIGLLASLQGIMFAYGRNMYSLSRAGYYPRFLSLTGKRQTPWVALVVGAAIGFVALIVLDVLAAVDAEGAGSVAGAIVLNIAVWGAVLAYALQLVSFMVLRKKYPNADRPYRSPWGIPGAVIALVIAALIFVGFLLNPTFGPAIIAIAIVYVIILVGFGLFFRHRLVLSPEEEYALSGGTHGDPQAEGYDAMEGEVFGTK
- a CDS encoding gamma-glutamyl-gamma-aminobutyrate hydrolase family protein, which encodes MASSDSDVRSAPRIGVSTYLERAQQGVWDVRAAFLPDVYLNAVTASGGVALLLPPQAEQVADIAVAGLDGLILTGGADVQPELYGAERHPQTDAARIDRDAWELALFRAAERRRLPVLAICRGLQLVNVARGGTLQQHLPESLGTDRYRIGGGVFAENEVAIEAESTLSQILGDETYPVHSYHHQGIGRLGDGLAVSARSDDGLVQAFEGVGDGYLVGVQWHPEENTDDRRLFEDLVSQARAFAARQKEETR
- a CDS encoding glutamine synthetase family protein, with amino-acid sequence MSGNLSIEQLDAGIGAGEIDTVIVAFADAQGRLVGKRVSARLFQEDILHHGAEACDYLLSVDVDMNTVDGYAMSGWDRGYGDMVLRPDAETLRRMPWLPGTALVMADLVWQNGEPVGPSPRAILDRQRDRLAERGWTAFSGTELEFIVFENTYRDAWARKYEGLTPATDYNVDYNLLASTRMEPLLRDIRNGMDGAGMYCEGVKGECNFGQQEIAFRYAEVRETADQHAIYKNGAKEIAEQHGQALTFMAKFNEREGNSCHIHLSLRDQDGTPVMAGDGEHGFSPIMEHWIAGILATLREFTLLYAPNINSYKRFAKGSFAPTGVAWGIDNRTCALRVIGSGSALRVENRVPGGDVNPYLGISAIIAGGLHGIENELALPERFTGNAYEAGVDHLPTTLREAAQLFSESWIARDAFGDDMVEHYLNQARIEVEAYDAAVTDWERVRGFERL
- a CDS encoding 3-oxoacyl-ACP reductase produces the protein MSIDLTQRLKDRVAIITGGASGIGFATAKRFAAEGAFVVIADVDPTTGEAAATEIGGAFRSVDVADEVKVNALFDGVAAEFGRIDIAFNNAGISPADDDSIETTELPAWDRVQDVNLKSVYLCSRAALRHMVPAGRGSIINTASFVALLGSATSQISYTASKGGVLAMSRELGVQFARQGIRVNALCPGPVNTPLLQELFAKDPERAQRRLVHVPMGRFAEPEEMAAAVAFLASDDSSFITASAFVVDGGISNAYVTPL
- a CDS encoding aldehyde dehydrogenase family protein, which encodes MSAFTVINPSTGAPIRDITRAGVDETDAAIARAVAAQRRWAALAPLARADALRAFARAVEGAVEELAQLEVLNSGHPISSARWEAAHVAQVLNYYSADPERLSGRQIPVAGGLDVTFHDPYGVVGVIVPWNFPMTIASWAFAPALAAGNAVVLKPAELTPLTAIRLGELAVEAGLPAGLLEVVTGSGSVVGQRLVEHPDVRKVVFTGSTEVGIDVAAGCARALKPVTLELGGKSANIVFADADLERAVAAVPGSVFDNAGQDCCARSRLLVQRSVYDRFLEMLEPAVASWRVGDPGSADNDMGPLISANHRDTVSSFLDDANIAFRGSAPEGDGFWFAPTVVLADPADRIAQQEVFGPVVAVMPFEDEADAIRLANDTVYGLAGSVWTENLGRAVRVARGVQSGVLSVNSHSSVRYATPFGGMKASGLGRELGPDAAEHFTETKNVFFATDAL
- a CDS encoding FCD domain-containing protein, giving the protein MSIDPPGADGGDLAEVRRAVYRPLRRGNALEDTVARLVQTIRLGVVAPGDSLPPERELAASFGVSRDTVRDAIRELADTGYLLPKRGRYGGTFVADPLPQPSVAGAVTPVELDDVLGLRLVLEAGSAHAAASRTLDAATRAELWARHEAALPAGPEEYRRLDTLFHLAIAEAAGVPSLVALVAENRAGVNAWLDTFPLMPRNIQHSGEQHERIVTAILAGRPDAAESAMRDHLAGSEALLRGFLI